The Chlamydiales bacterium genome contains the following window.
CTTTAACAGCTCAAGAGGAGAGCCTCTTTCTGGATCACGTACAGGCAAGAGAGGTCGGCACCACTACGGGCAGAAAGAGGCGGCTAGGCTGGTTCGATGCACCGCTTGTTAGACGTTCGGTTCAGCTGAATGGAGTTGATTCAATGGCTGTCACTAAACTCGACATCTTGGACAGGCTTGCAGAGATAAAAATTTGTGTGGGTTACCGCTTTAATGGAGAGATATTAAAGAGCTTCCCAGCTTCTTCTGAGATTCTGGGCCGCGTGGAGCCGGTATACGAGACTCACAAAGGGTGGCTCGCCTCGACAGCGGATGCTCAAAATGTAGATGAACTTCCCAAGCTCGCCAGGGCCTACTTGGATAGGGTAGAGGAGCTTTCTGAAGCTCCGATCAGCTTTATCTCGACAGGACCCGAGCGTCATAAAACTCTCAAGCAGGGCGATCTTCTAGAAGCCTTTGCAACAAGCCTATGACTCTAACTGCACCTCCTCCTACTTCCCTTCAAAGCGGAGTGCTGCCCTCAAGGTTTGAGGAGCGGCTCGACCCTACACGCATTCCAAGCCATATTGCAATCATGATGGATGGGAATCGCAGGTGGGCTAAAAAACGCCTTCTTCCTGCAGTGATGGGACACTGGAGAGGATCTGAAACGGTCTCTACGATTGTCAGAGCCGCATCAGATCTCGGTGTGAAGGTATTAACCTTGTACAGTTTTTCTACAGAAAATTGGAATCGAAGCCCTGAAGAGATCTCTGGACTTATGAACCTGATTTGCACTTTTCTTAGAAAAGAGAAGAGCAAGATGATTGAAGAGGGGGTGCGCCTCGATACGATTGGCGACCTCTCTCGCTTCCCCGATGAGGTAAAAGAAGCTTTAGAAGACGTTAAATTGGCAACAGCGGGCTCTCAAAAAATCGACCTAGTCCTCGCTCTCAACTATGGCAGCCGAGATGAGATCAGCCGCGCAGCGCTAGCCATGGCGGAGGAGTTTGCGGCGGGGAAGATCTCCAAGGCGGCATTTTCTGAAAAGACGCTCTCTACCTATCTCGATACGGCCAAGTGGAGAGATCCCGAACTACTCATCCGCACAAGTGGAGAAACGAGGCTAAGCAACTTCTTGCTCTGGCAAATATCTTATGCAGAAATCTATATTACAAAAACGCTCTGGCCCGACTTCTCTGAGGAGGACCTCGTGGAAGCGATCGTCGACTACCAGAAGCGCGACAGAAGGTTAGGAGGCTAAGTTCCATGATTTTCAAAATGAAACGCTTGGCAGATCTCAATAAGAGACTCGCCGTTTCTATGTTCGTCATCGCCTTTGTGGGATTGCTGATCGTCTACTCTTCAATTAACTGGGTGAGCGCACTTCTGGTTCTAACTGTCGCTGCAGCTGCGGTGATCGGAATCTGGGAGTATGTTCAGCTGGCGCTTGCAAAAGAGCTGAAGCCGGCCGTTAACCTGATGATGGGAGTCGCCTTTTGCGAAGTTTTTGCCTTCTTTTTCGTCCAGAAGCAGGACTACACTCCGCTGCTTCCCCTTGCGATTCTGATGATTGGAGTTGTCACTTTTTTTGTTTTTCACTTTAAAGAGACGCATAACGCACTCAATCATATTGCCGTCGAATTTTTCGGGGTCTGCTACGTCGCCCTTCCCCTCTGTTTTATGTTAGGCGTGCTCTATCCTCTTACCTCTCATCCCATTGCGCAAGATGGAAGATGGTGGCTCGGTTATCTGGTGGTCGTAACGAAGATCACAGATGTAGGTGCCTACTTCGTTGGAAGGCTCTGGGGAAGACATAAGCTCGCTCCTATTCTAAGCCCAAAAAAGACTGTAGAAGGAGCTATTGCGGGCTTCTTTTTTGCTGTGGGTGCCAGTGTTCTTTTCTATTTTCTTGGGAAAAACTACTCCGCAGGAACCTTTGACCTCTCCTTTACAGATTCGATCTGGATGGGAATGCTGATTGGGGTGATCGGGCAGGTGGGAGATCTCGCTGAATCTCTGCTTAAACGCGATGCTGTAGTAAAGGATAGTAATAAGCTGCCAGG
Protein-coding sequences here:
- a CDS encoding phosphatidate cytidylyltransferase gives rise to the protein MKRLADLNKRLAVSMFVIAFVGLLIVYSSINWVSALLVLTVAAAAVIGIWEYVQLALAKELKPAVNLMMGVAFCEVFAFFFVQKQDYTPLLPLAILMIGVVTFFVFHFKETHNALNHIAVEFFGVCYVALPLCFMLGVLYPLTSHPIAQDGRWWLGYLVVVTKITDVGAYFVGRLWGRHKLAPILSPKKTVEGAIAGFFFAVGASVLFYFLGKNYSAGTFDLSFTDSIWMGMLIGVIGQVGDLAESLLKRDAVVKDSNKLPGIGGVLDLLDSLLFTVPIVYLFLRMH
- the uppS gene encoding di-trans,poly-cis-decaprenylcistransferase, with amino-acid sequence MTLTAPPPTSLQSGVLPSRFEERLDPTRIPSHIAIMMDGNRRWAKKRLLPAVMGHWRGSETVSTIVRAASDLGVKVLTLYSFSTENWNRSPEEISGLMNLICTFLRKEKSKMIEEGVRLDTIGDLSRFPDEVKEALEDVKLATAGSQKIDLVLALNYGSRDEISRAALAMAEEFAAGKISKAAFSEKTLSTYLDTAKWRDPELLIRTSGETRLSNFLLWQISYAEIYITKTLWPDFSEEDLVEAIVDYQKRDRRLGG